CTTCCTTCTTTGAACAGAAATTCAAAATCATTATTGAAGCTGATAGCATTAAATGAGCAACCCAAAGGTAAACCTTTTAAGAAAAGTAACAAGGTATCTTTTGCTGCTTCAATTTTCTCTCCACTCATGCTTCCTGAGcaatcaataacaaaaatatagtcaTTAGCGGCAGATTGTTTTACTTGCGGAAGTTCTGGAAACACATTTATCATCATAATATCTTTAGAAAACATTCCTTTAGaattctcatctcctttctctaaAATTACTTGTGGTTTTTCTACATCTTCATAGTACACTTGCAGAAGAAGGTCTTTCTCAAAATTGAATTCCTTTGCCATTCTCACAGTAGCATGACACTTGTTATCCTGATATTCCACGTTAACTGGATGTTCTGATTTGATGTCTTTGATTTGTGAATTCCAGTTGACGGAGGCATTGAAACTAAACTCTTGGTTTAGGTGcattttgataattttcatcTGCAGGTTTAAGACCATATCTGGGATTAAGCACAAATGGCATATGAAATTTCACTGCCCCATCAACTTCACAAGAAAGTTCAGAAACAAGGCATATTTGTAAATGGATCTTTTCATTTGCTGGAATATTACCTAAACTATACTCAAAAATATCGCCAGATGTACTTGTCTCTCGCAACAAAATGGCAGACTGACCTTTATCTACAGCTTCTTTGTATTCCTTTTTGGCAACATCTTTGTCTTTAGATTTGGCAACTAAATGGACATCACCAATTTTAGCTTCGAATTTATATACGGCACTGTCTTCTTCCACAGGGAAAACAAACTTAGCTTCTGTTTTGTGTtggctttcatttatatattcagcCTCGATGTTGACGTGTGACGTAAAACCATTAATGGAAATCGTGTGTgtggcatagagaagagaaacctttgttttattttcacagATGATTCCAAATACCATTAAACAATCCATATTGTATTTAAAATACctgtatagaaaaaaaataaacaaaaattaatgcaaaaaacccccaaaaatggAATTATTGAGGATCCTGATGATAATTACATGTAAAGatcaaaataggaaaaaaattcatatataaatatggcatGTTAGTCATGATTGCCACTTGTAACATGTCACCTAGTACAGTCTGTACCATATCTGAACTGTCAacgactaaactggcaaaaacACCAAGAGTGCTTGGTGGGTAGGATGCTATCTGGATGCATTGAAGGATGTAAAATCTGTCAAAGACCTGCCAAAGGTTTGGTGAAGTGAAGAGAGGCACAGGCCATTCaattacataaaatttatatacattgatCCCTTGCTACTACGCAGTTCAACTAtcgcagatttttaaaatatatatatatgaacacctaaaatttttcatttaatccattaaaatattaataataaatattatttactagtctaggaacaacaaaacaagcataaaatagcaaaaaagcatatacaggggtatttgaacttaagacaggctgtgattggtgcaatggagagagaTGATGAATTgcagctttctattttgtaatctggcctgtgaTTGGTGCTTTGTCTGACGCTCAGATCTGCAGCATCTTCCCTTTCGCGGCCATTTCGCTTCAGGCTTTCTCGCTTAGTGGTTTACTGTACTATTTTACGCTGTGCAGTGTgtaattctttttgtttctttgtgttgaATTTTGCATTTTCATCCCCTGCAATGGCTCCCAAGCGTGCTGCTTCTTCCAAGGCTGATACTGAGCCTAAATGCAAACGAAGAATGATGTCGATTGCTGAGAAGGTGAAACTTCTGGATATGTTGAAGGAAGGGAGAACTTTCGCTGCCATTTTAGCGTGAACAGATCCACTGTTCACTACATCAAGAAGGATGAGGCTAACATTAGGAAAACGGCTGCCATCACCTTTAATATGTCGGTGAAGACATTTGACTTTGCTAACACTGAATATGGATTCCATAAGTTTTGTGATAAAACTCTTCCAACATATTCCTGTGTCTTACAACACTACCCAACAAGTTGTACATTTGGTCTTTAGAGTTTGTTCTATATTATCCCATCATGAAACTAAAATGGATTCATcataattttcattcttttacgcgtttcagttattaaactccaaccatactggggcactgacttgaagatGTGAGTAGAGCAAATCTCTTAACAGAAATCCAGAATAAGATGTACACATAAATGTCAAGGCTTTTCAAATAGTTTCTAATATCATaagaatgatagtaatgatgaacCAAGATAAAATACAGATGTGATAAACGTAGGATAGAGTTTTATACAATTATTTGtctcagatatttatttattaaaccctGTTTCTTTAAAGAATTTCTAATGACAAAAGatgagtctatcgtgaatattgtcgtGCCACCTTCCTTGAAACTGGAAGGAAGAACCATTTTCATTGTACTTGTGGCTATagtgaaagaatgtgtatgtgtattatttgaagaggaaggtgagagtagagagggaagttttgtctagtgaatgtttaaaaaaaagatgggtgaatgtagcaaggatggcatgtgTGAATGACagagccagcttgagcataatcctacgaaccaaaaaaaaaaaaggggaaaagagagccacttactgtaatgtgtttatttttgcatgacactattgccgAAGGTTttcgtggtcttttctgtaggcttttctttccatggataaacttaatctgttttctctttttacattgacatttctgtgatacacgatccctattgattacACTCccaccaccatttttttttttcacgatcccttttgatcggaattcgaccaacttttttttcttcttttcttcttcttccccaaaagaaaagctctactttgtattttttcccctctgtatTTCAGTCCTGTGTGgccagtaaagaaacatataatgaCCGAAGACAATGTGAACCTACAGCTAAATAATGATTGTTTTCCTCAATTTAGTAGTGTTAAATGCTGAGAACTCTGTTTAAATATCTCTAACTAATTCTCTACCATATCTCTGCTGAATTGCATTGcctttgttccaattaattttcaaaataatgaagaatttagtgatataactttgtcattattaagctggtgttttagggcagcaagctggcagaatctttagcaccctgggcaaaatgctttgcggtatttcatctgtcatcacattctaagttcaaattctaccaaggtcgactttgctcatcatcctttcggggtcgatcaaataagtaccagttacgtactggggtcgatgtaatcgacttaatctcttcccacaaatttgaggccttgtacttccagtagaaaggattactaaactggtgtttgggacataaattagaataatattttgatggaaggttacAATTTAGATAACATAAAAGTAAGAAGTTTGTCACAGAACCTGCAAAGTCTTGGAAATATATTCACACttgatacacacaaaaaaaaataaataataataataacacaaaatcAACAATTACAGGATTATGTTACGTTCATATATTTGAtgagcaagatttttttatgtgaagttgtgtgttgaaacatagacgcacatagagatatacacatgcgcaaatgaagacacatacaatagaaacacaaaatggctgacagttagtaaggtgagacacaaataagaaagaagaaagcaaaggaccactgatgtggtcacaggagtgtgacgaaagaactctggccgaaataagattaagattaatgtaaaaaataaataacactgaagcaaagtaacaccaaatatatagtgcgtgtgtttttattggctaaactggcaaaatgaccattccgaaatacaacaatataggATTATggctttatattttattatattttatagctgtatagatatatgaaatatttgtttacagATATTTTAGAGGAATTAGTAAAGTATTGATATATAAGTTAAAATGTTAAGGTATTTTTCTCAGTTATACAGTAGTGAAAGttttaatatatgaaataaacagaaatcgctaggcaaccattttgttttttatgaagTTTGTAGCTTTTTCTAGTAACTTCTCTGAATTCATTGGTTGTATATTCTGAGATTCCAGCCACTCAATTGCTTTCTTTTCCATTAATTCCCATTCACAATGCTGGGAAGCTAATTTTTCTCTTagtacagcaacaacaagagctgTAGCCCATACTTTATCACTAATAGATGGATTCTCTTTGTTCAGATCCTTAAGAGAAATACTGAGAGCTTGAGCCAACTGATCGTCTAGATTCCAGAAACCAGAGAAAGCTTGTAGACCAACCAAACAtgttaaaatatctttatttgttGACCCAGAAGACATAAAGGATTCCTCATCAGTCACACGTCGTACTTTAAATGGGGGAGGCATGCAACTTGAATCCACAGAATCAGCACCAAAAGAATCACCATCATCAGAGTCATCCTCCAattcatcatcaatgtcatctacTCTTTCAGCAACTACAGAATTTTGATTGTATGCTTGTGGTGAAGCTAAACACATCATTGGCATGCAACGCCTTTTCATAAATTCTGGAACATGTTTCTTCACACCAAACGCTTTTATTCGTGACGAAGAAACATAACCACACATGGCACTACGTGTTGGAGCTACCAGAGAGGCCATTTGAAAATCCAATCGAACATGTTCATCCAAACCAACAAAACTTGTGTACTTTGAAACTAAATTAGCCATTGTACCCAAATCGATAATCTCTGATTTTATTTCATCACCTTTACCCAAATCTTCATTTAATTCcaattcctgtattttcttttcacaCAAAGACGGTGTATTGTCATTTCCTTATTATTCTGTCCCAACAGACTTGCTTCAAAATCAAGTGAAAAGTCTGTTTCACCAATTTTACCACAAAGATTCAATTTCACATTTTTGCAACTAGTCTCAGCTTCATGCAAAACTAGATACAGGATTAATTTTTCTTCACTGAAAATACATGGCAGCCTTTCTGGAACTGAAATAAAggataattctttattgttttcacCATGTTTAGCAGAGAGACAAACCGAAGATACAAATGGTTGCATTGACAATTTTAATAAACGCATAACTTTTGCCTTAAGGTTGTCATTTGTCATCACAAACTCTGCTTGTCCCTTCCCTGCGCGGGCAATACCTTTGACCAATTCTGTAGAAGCTCCAGAACCAATACCAATTGTGAAGTATCGTGTGTTGTTTACTTGTGACTTGACCAATTGAATGACATCGTTTGTGTTGTAGACTTCACCATCAGTTATTAAGAATGCTTGTCGATGGAAATTTTGAAATGGTTTTTTGACAGAGAGTGATTTCAGTGCACTAAGAATTTCTGTCCCTCCCGAAGCAAATAGATTTTTCTGGAATTTCAATGCTTCATTCAGAGAATCTTCACTATATTCTCGGCTTCCTTCTTTGAACAGAAATTCAAAATCATTATTGAAGCTGATAACATTAAATGAGCAACCCAAAGGTAAACTTTTTAAGAAAAGTAACAAAGTATCTTTTGCTGCTTCAATTTTCTCTCCACTCATGCTTCCTGAGCgatcaataacaaaaatataatcattAGCGGCAGTTTGTTTTACTTGCGGAAGTTCTGGAAACACATTTATCATCATAATATCTTTAGAAAACATTCCTTTAGaattctcatctcctttctctaaAATTACTTGTGGTTTTTCTACATCTTCATAGTACACTTGCAGAAGAAGGTCTTTCTCAAAATTGAATTCCTTTGCCATTCTCACAGTAGCATGACACTTGTTATCCTGATATTCCACGTTAACTGGATGTTCTGATTTGATGTCTTTGATTTGTGAATTCCAGTTGACGGAGGCATTGAAACTAAACTCTTTTGGTTTAGGTGcattttgataattttcatcTGCAGGTTTAAGACCATATCTGGGATTAAGCACAAATGGCATATGAAATTTCACTGCCCCATCAACTTCACAAGAAAGTTCAGAAACAAGGCATATTTGTAAACGGATCTTTTCATTTGCTGGAATATTACCTAAACTATACTCAAAAATATCGCCAGATGTACTTGTCTCTCGCAACAAAATGGCAGACTGACCTTTATCTACAGCTTGTTTGTATTCCTTTTTGGCAACATCTTTGTCTTTAGATTTGGCAACTAAATGGACATCACCAATTTTAGCTTCGAATTTATATACGGCACTGTCTTCTTCCACAGGGAAAACAAACTTAGCTTCTGTCTTGTGTtggctttcatttatatattcagcCTCGATGTTGACGTGTGACGTAAAACCATTAATGGAAATCGTGTGTgtggcatagagaagagaaacctttgttttattttcacagATGATTCCAAATACCATTAGTCTATTCATGTTTGCAATGAAAGTGCTAGATAAAATAGAAGGAGAAACATCTTATTTagaaatgatatatacatgttgCATTTAaaaggttattttatttttggtgaGAGATGATAGTGCTAAGTAAATATGACTTCTAATTGCCAGGTCCATTGACAGCAGTTATCCTGATAATGTTCTTGgaggtgcacatgtatgtgtgtgtggaagtatgaAGAATCTAttaccactgctgttgctgctacaacTCCTACTACTACAAAAAGTACTGTTGCCACTGGTTGTGCCCTTGTGCTGGTGAATGAGGTAGAGATGGTACACAAATGATGACAATGTTGTCAGAGACAATCATATTTTGCTCCAGCTTGACCTTGTTCCTCCACAAtgatagtgaaaagtgtattgCCCATGACAATCCCATCTCTGTACATGCACAGCTTATCTAGTTCTACATTATATAGTGTGATCCTCCTCATTTAGAGATGGCTgagtgtgatatgagggagaATTTGTTACTGTTTCTTGTtggtatgttattgttgttgaaactTAAGTCAAACCTAAACAGAcaaaactataataaaaataaattctagtCACAATCAAGCCATCTCTCATGACACAGTTTATCTTAGACTATATCATCCTATGTGTTCTTCCTATGTTTTAAAGACTGCAGGTCATGACTTGAGAGAGGTGCTTGTTACTTATAGCAGGTCAATAAACCCCATAGTGTATATTGAATTGGCTCATTatgtttactgttgttgttgttgttatcatcatcattatcatcatcatcaaagcggcaaactcgcagaatcgttagcatgctgggtgaaatgcttagccgtattttgtctgctgctatgttctgatttcaaattctggtcaactttgtttttcatcctttccgagtcgataaattaagtaccagttaaacactggggtcaatgtaatcaactagtcccctcccactaaatttcaggattattattattattatgtgaaggtgcaaggctcagtggttagagcatcgagcttacaatcgtgaggttgtgagttcaaatcctggagcgggctgcgtgttgtgttcttgagcaagacactttatttcacgttgctctagttcactgagctgtagaaatgagttgtgacgtcacaggtgccaagctgtaatggcctttgcctttcccttggataacactggtggtgtggagaggggaggctggtatgcatgggcgactgccggtcttccataaacaaccttgcccggacttgtgcctgagagggtaactttcaaggtgcaatcccatggtcagtcatgaccgaagagggtctcagctcagcattattattattatcataattattattaaggcagtgagcaggcagaatcgttagcataccaggcgaaatgctaacCAGTATTTTACTTGTCTTCAcagtctgagtttaaattctgccaaggttggctttgcctttcatcctcttagggtcaataaaataagtaccagttgatcatcgGTGTTTACAttgatcactggagtcgatgtagtgtACTTCCCCTTTCCctgaaaactgctggccttgtgccaaaatttgaaactattatcattttTTGTCAGGGCATGGATTGGTAGAATCACTGGCGCATGGGGTAAAATGTTATGTGttgtttcttctggctctttatgtcctgagttcaaatcccaccaaggtcaattttgcctttattCTTTCAGATTCAACAAAATCAAGAAACAGTTAAATACTGGTGTCCATGGTACCAATTAAGCCCCTTCTACTCccatttcaaaatttcaggccctttgCCCACATTAGAAATTATGATTTGTATTAATTATTATCTCGTCAGTG
This is a stretch of genomic DNA from Octopus sinensis unplaced genomic scaffold, ASM634580v1 Contig19123_ERROPOS200000, whole genome shotgun sequence. It encodes these proteins:
- the LOC115232036 gene encoding LOW QUALITY PROTEIN: von Willebrand factor A domain-containing protein 5A (The sequence of the model RefSeq protein was modified relative to this genomic sequence to represent the inferred CDS: deleted 2 bases in 1 codon), giving the protein MNRLMVFGIICENKTKVSLLYATHTISINGFTSHVNIEAEYINESQHKTEAKFVFPVEEDSAVYKFEAKIGDVHLVAKSKDKDVAKKEYKQAVDKGQSAILLRETSTSGDIFEYSLGNIPANEKIRLQICLVSELSCEVDGAVKFHMPFVLNPRYGLKPADENYQNAPKPKEFSFNASVNWNSQIKDIKSEHPVNVEYQDNKCHATVRMAKEFNFEKDLLLQVYYEDVEKPQVILEKGDENSKGMFSKDIMMINVFPELPQVKQTAANDYIFVIDRSGSMSGEKIEAAKDTLLLFLKSLPLGCSFNVISFNNDFEFLFKEGSREYSEDSLNEALKFQKNLFASGGTEILSALKSLSVKKPFQNFHRQAFLITDGEVYNTNDVIQLVKSQVNNTRYFTIGIGSGASTELVKGIARAGKGQAEFVMTNDNLKAKVMRLLKLSMQPFVSSVCLSAKHGENNKELSFISVPERLPCIFSEEKLILYLVLHEAETSCKNVKLNLCGKIGETDFSLDFEASLLGQNNKEDNTPSLCEKKIQELELNEDLGKGDEIKSEIIDLGTMANLVSKYTSFVGLDEHVRLDFQMASLVAPTRSAMCGYVSSSRIKAFGVKKHVPEFMKRRCMPMMCLASPQAYNQNSVVAERVDDIDDELEDDSDDGDSFGADSVDSSCMPPPFKVRRVTDEESFMSSGSTNKDILTCLVGLQAFSGFWNLDDQLAQALSISLKDLNKENPSISDKVWATALVVAVLREKLASQHCEWELMEKKAIEWLESQNIQPMNSEKLLEKATNFIKNKMVA